The Snodgrassella alvi wkB2 genome window below encodes:
- a CDS encoding nucleoid-associated protein, producing the protein MFESMPKFVLGNISRLIIHSVGNKSTADGVRLCDKLSNYENVEETLNKLITSNFKFDELYQFHFFPDLELNPVYTIIKAMFEHTDIDDFINQSKNMGRYLYEKSNHPQIKPGELGVFYLADCTVDDEVVDCIGIFKSENKQKILKVEDRQNGYDLADIEGLSIQKLDKGCLIFNLHSEQGYLVAVVDNTNKHAEAKYWTEDFLSIRPVNNEYHQTTQIMETAKQFIAQTMDTDDEASKSEKIGLLNRSVDYFKNNEQFDLQEFEQRVFANDDLIQQYQDFSQNYAQENQLEPVKSFAISPKAVKKQEKYFKSVVKLDKNFHIYIHGGKDMIEKGRDEDGRKFYKIYYQQEK; encoded by the coding sequence ATGTTTGAATCTATGCCGAAATTTGTTCTTGGAAATATTAGTAGATTGATCATACACAGTGTTGGCAACAAAAGTACTGCGGATGGTGTGCGGCTGTGTGATAAATTAAGTAATTATGAAAATGTGGAAGAAACACTTAATAAATTAATTACTTCCAATTTTAAATTTGATGAGTTGTATCAGTTTCATTTTTTTCCTGATTTAGAGCTCAATCCGGTTTATACCATTATCAAAGCCATGTTTGAGCATACAGATATTGATGATTTTATTAATCAGTCTAAAAATATGGGGCGTTATCTGTATGAAAAAAGTAACCATCCGCAAATTAAGCCCGGAGAATTAGGCGTATTTTATCTTGCCGACTGTACGGTAGATGATGAAGTAGTGGATTGTATTGGCATTTTTAAATCAGAAAACAAGCAGAAAATTCTGAAAGTTGAAGACCGGCAGAATGGTTATGATTTGGCTGATATTGAAGGATTAAGCATCCAGAAGCTGGATAAAGGCTGTCTGATTTTTAATCTGCATTCAGAGCAGGGCTATCTGGTTGCTGTTGTGGATAATACCAACAAACATGCAGAGGCTAAATACTGGACTGAGGATTTTTTAAGTATCAGACCTGTTAATAATGAATATCATCAGACTACTCAGATTATGGAAACAGCCAAGCAATTTATTGCTCAGACCATGGATACTGATGATGAGGCGAGTAAATCAGAAAAAATCGGTTTGCTGAACAGGTCTGTTGATTACTTTAAAAATAATGAGCAGTTTGATTTGCAGGAGTTTGAGCAGCGGGTTTTTGCAAATGATGATCTGATTCAGCAATATCAGGATTTCAGCCAGAATTATGCGCAGGAAAATCAATTAGAACCGGTAAAAAGCTTTGCTATTTCTCCAAAAGCCGTAAAAAAGCAGGAGAAGTATTTTAAAAGCGTGGTGAAGCTGGATAAAAATTTTCATATCTATATCCACGGTGGTAAAGATATGATTGAAAAAGGGCGGGATGAAGACGGGCGTAAGTTTTATAAAATTTATTATCAGCAGGAAAAATAG
- the ubiB gene encoding ubiquinone biosynthesis regulatory protein kinase UbiB, with product MWCWPKRIWVIIHTVYVYGLLDLVQQHVHPSWLQRLIRLLPRGHKYRQLDAAVRLRLALESLGPIFVKFGQVLSTRPDLIPADYARELALLQDRVPPFASDVAIRVIETELGRPLAEIYARFNPQPVASASIAQVHEAYLFNEAGGIGQKVAVKVLRPDIAPVIDQDLALMAVGARWVEWLFADGKRLKPREVVAEFKNYLHDELDLMREAANASLLGRQFSKSTMLIIPAVYYNYCARRVLTIEWMDGTPVASTDKLREKNIDLHQLARYGVEIFFTQVFDNGFFHADMHPGNIMVADDGRYIALDFGIVGTLTDYDKRYLAINFLAFFNRDYHRVATAHVESGWVPADTRVEELEAAVRAVCEPIFNKPLAEISFGMVLMRLFETSRRFNVEIQPQLVLLQKTLLNIEGLGRQLDPQLDLWATAKPFLTRWMHNQIGLKALWKTLKQEAPDWAQMLPALPRKLNALVDEKRQLEWRDAYIHLLRTQRQQNFWLAVIALVMLAVFLFK from the coding sequence ATGTGGTGTTGGCCTAAACGAATTTGGGTAATTATCCATACGGTGTATGTATATGGTCTGCTGGATCTGGTTCAGCAGCATGTACATCCGTCATGGCTGCAAAGGCTGATACGTTTACTGCCGCGCGGACACAAATACCGGCAGCTGGATGCAGCGGTACGGTTGCGTCTGGCTTTGGAGAGTCTGGGTCCGATTTTTGTTAAATTTGGTCAGGTATTATCCACCCGGCCGGATTTAATCCCTGCTGATTACGCGCGTGAGCTGGCCTTGCTGCAGGACAGGGTGCCGCCGTTTGCCAGTGATGTGGCAATCCGGGTGATTGAAACTGAGCTGGGCAGGCCGCTGGCAGAAATTTACGCCCGCTTTAATCCGCAGCCGGTAGCCAGTGCGTCTATCGCTCAGGTTCATGAAGCCTATTTATTCAATGAGGCCGGTGGTATCGGTCAAAAGGTTGCAGTAAAAGTTCTTCGTCCTGACATCGCGCCGGTTATTGATCAGGATTTAGCACTGATGGCTGTAGGAGCGCGCTGGGTAGAATGGCTGTTTGCAGATGGCAAACGCTTAAAGCCACGCGAAGTAGTCGCAGAGTTTAAGAATTATCTGCATGATGAGCTTGATCTGATGCGAGAAGCCGCTAATGCCAGCCTGCTCGGGCGGCAGTTCAGTAAAAGCACTATGCTGATTATTCCGGCTGTTTACTATAATTATTGTGCGCGTCGGGTGCTGACAATTGAATGGATGGACGGTACTCCGGTTGCCAGTACCGATAAGTTGCGTGAAAAGAATATAGATTTGCACCAGCTGGCACGCTATGGGGTAGAAATATTCTTTACTCAGGTATTTGACAACGGTTTTTTCCATGCGGATATGCATCCGGGCAATATTATGGTCGCAGATGACGGCAGGTATATTGCACTGGATTTTGGTATTGTCGGCACGTTAACAGATTATGATAAGCGCTATCTGGCAATTAATTTTTTGGCGTTTTTCAATCGTGATTATCATCGGGTGGCTACTGCGCATGTGGAATCCGGCTGGGTACCGGCAGATACGCGGGTAGAGGAGCTGGAAGCAGCAGTGCGTGCTGTATGTGAACCGATTTTCAATAAACCGCTGGCAGAAATTTCTTTTGGTATGGTGCTGATGCGGTTGTTTGAAACCAGTCGTCGTTTTAATGTGGAAATTCAGCCGCAGTTGGTGCTGCTGCAAAAAACATTACTTAATATAGAGGGGCTAGGAAGACAGCTGGATCCTCAGCTGGATTTATGGGCAACTGCCAAACCGTTTCTCACCCGCTGGATGCATAATCAGATTGGTCTGAAAGCGCTATGGAAAACGCTAAAGCAGGAAGCACCAGACTGGGCGCAAATGCTGCCTGCACTGCCACGTAAGCTTAATGCCCTTGTAGATGAAAAGCGTCAGCTTGAATGGCGTGATGCCTATATTCATCTGCTGCGTACACAGCGGCAGCAGAATTTCTGGCTGGCGGTAATTGCTTTGGTGATGCTGGCAGTTTTTCTCTTTAAATAA
- a CDS encoding sugar transporter — MNNAKKRSQIWWSILCLAFAGFIFNTTEFVPVGLLPNIAESFSMDVAHAGLLLTIYAWAVSLLSLPLTVLTSRMERRKLLILLFCLFIGSHLLAGFAWNFYSLMTARIGIACAHAVFWAITTPLAVQLAPNGKKAKAMSFIVVGTSMATVLGIPIGTKIGELVGWRVTFLCIGGIAFGILVLLIYLLPKVPSINTISIKNLPKVLKRPALLNIYLLTAIIITGHFTAYTYITPFMMKVGGFSQEIVVHLLLVIGFSGMIGSVIFTRYASKYPTAILVVPVILLTACLLSLYFSSFSLYTAMIQGVIWGLAITIIGMVMQSKVIDAAPDATDIATSVYSGIYNIGIGGGAFVGSQVLVKLSTHYIGLVGAIFVLLALILFFLLSRKAW, encoded by the coding sequence ATGAACAATGCTAAAAAGCGCTCTCAGATATGGTGGTCGATTCTTTGTTTAGCTTTTGCCGGATTTATTTTCAATACCACCGAATTTGTACCGGTTGGTTTACTGCCTAATATTGCAGAAAGCTTTTCGATGGATGTCGCTCATGCAGGGTTATTATTAACGATATATGCATGGGCAGTATCATTACTATCCTTACCCTTAACCGTCTTAACATCCAGAATGGAGCGCCGCAAGCTCCTTATTTTGCTGTTTTGTTTATTTATCGGCAGCCACTTATTAGCTGGTTTTGCCTGGAATTTTTATAGCTTAATGACAGCTCGTATTGGTATCGCTTGTGCACATGCTGTATTTTGGGCTATTACCACGCCTTTAGCTGTTCAATTGGCGCCGAATGGCAAAAAAGCCAAAGCGATGAGTTTTATCGTAGTTGGCACATCAATGGCAACGGTGCTCGGTATTCCTATTGGTACCAAAATAGGGGAATTAGTCGGTTGGCGTGTAACATTTTTATGTATTGGTGGCATTGCCTTTGGTATTTTAGTTTTATTGATTTATTTACTTCCTAAAGTTCCTAGTATAAATACTATTTCAATCAAAAATCTGCCAAAAGTGTTAAAACGCCCGGCCTTACTCAATATTTACTTATTAACAGCTATTATTATCACAGGACATTTTACTGCCTATACTTACATCACACCATTTATGATGAAAGTAGGCGGATTCAGTCAGGAAATTGTTGTCCATCTCTTATTGGTTATTGGATTTTCGGGCATGATTGGTAGTGTTATTTTTACTCGATACGCAAGTAAATATCCGACAGCGATATTAGTTGTCCCCGTGATATTATTGACGGCGTGCTTATTATCTCTCTATTTTAGCTCATTTAGTCTCTATACCGCGATGATACAAGGCGTGATATGGGGATTAGCCATTACCATTATTGGTATGGTCATGCAAAGTAAAGTGATCGATGCAGCGCCCGATGCGACTGACATTGCCACGTCTGTTTATTCAGGCATTTATAATATAGGTATCGGTGGAGGAGCCTTTGTCGGCAGCCAGGTATTAGTGAAACTTTCAACTCATTATATTGGGTTGGTTGGTGCTATTTTTGTTCTCCTTGCGTTAATACTTTTTTTCTTGTTATCCAGAAAAGCTTGGTAA
- a CDS encoding HugZ family pyridoxamine 5'-phosphate oxidase has protein sequence MSEQQNVAELQAAVTRLQQLNSLVLATVAQDGTPQASYAPFAEYDGCLYILLSGLAPHTQNLQQQEQASVMLIEDEASARNIFARARLNYTVSVTVIEKNTADGIAALQAMKTKLGNTVDVLSELPDFMLFRLQLEKARLVTGFGRAYVFMPGKVDGAIQLTEKNAKTV, from the coding sequence ATGAGTGAGCAACAGAATGTCGCTGAGCTTCAGGCTGCTGTAACACGTTTACAGCAATTAAATTCTCTGGTTCTGGCTACGGTAGCACAGGATGGTACCCCTCAGGCAAGCTATGCGCCTTTTGCTGAATATGATGGTTGTCTGTATATCTTACTATCCGGTCTGGCACCGCATACACAGAATTTGCAGCAACAGGAGCAGGCCAGTGTGATGCTGATTGAAGATGAAGCTTCGGCACGCAATATTTTTGCCCGTGCCCGGCTGAATTATACGGTATCGGTTACGGTAATTGAAAAAAACACAGCTGATGGCATTGCCGCTTTGCAAGCAATGAAAACAAAACTAGGCAATACAGTAGATGTGCTGTCTGAATTGCCGGATTTCATGCTGTTTCGTCTGCAACTGGAAAAGGCTCGCCTTGTAACTGGCTTCGGCCGCGCTTATGTCTTTATGCCGGGTAAGGTTGATGGAGCAATACAGCTGACTGAAAAGAATGCTAAAACAGTGTGA
- the ptuB gene encoding retron Ec78 anti-phage system effector HNH endonuclease PtuB, producing the protein MKYIQRTREPQALESARKKYSSWNELKRNDHDTYNIIAEELYSMQEELCAYCECKLRKEEKNYHVEHFKCRHQFPKNELEWNNLFLSCNDKNTCGKHKDNSKTENYDVNHLIKPDIETYNPKQYFTYILNGKIRVRSDLNCRDAHKAEETIRVFNLNEINLVNRRKKIGNFFTQMLNSQDYNDNPEFLGNLFRQMDQFEFPSFIDSLYCADPNK; encoded by the coding sequence ATGAAATATATACAGCGTACTCGGGAACCGCAAGCGTTGGAAAGCGCTAGAAAAAAATATTCTTCATGGAATGAATTGAAAAGAAATGATCACGATACTTATAACATAATTGCAGAAGAGCTCTATAGCATGCAGGAAGAATTATGTGCTTATTGTGAATGTAAATTAAGAAAAGAAGAAAAAAACTATCATGTAGAACATTTTAAATGCCGTCATCAATTTCCCAAGAATGAATTGGAATGGAATAATCTTTTTCTTTCCTGTAACGATAAAAATACTTGTGGGAAACATAAAGATAATTCTAAAACAGAGAATTATGATGTAAATCATCTAATAAAACCTGATATTGAAACTTATAATCCAAAACAATATTTTACTTACATATTGAATGGGAAAATTAGGGTTAGGTCAGATTTAAATTGTAGAGATGCACATAAAGCAGAAGAAACAATAAGAGTTTTCAATTTGAATGAAATTAATTTAGTTAATAGAAGAAAAAAAATTGGTAATTTCTTTACACAGATGCTCAATAGCCAGGATTATAATGACAATCCTGAATTTTTAGGAAATTTATTTAGACAAATGGATCAGTTTGAATTCCCTTCGTTTATTGATTCTCTATATTGTGCTGATCCGAATAAATAG
- the rplU gene encoding 50S ribosomal protein L21: MYAVVKTGGKQYKVAVGEKLKVEQIPAELDSQIELNEVLMIADGEAVKVGTPFIEGAKVTAKVVAHGRHDKVRIFKMRRRKHYQKRQGHRQNFTQIEIVAIA, from the coding sequence ATGTACGCGGTCGTAAAAACCGGCGGTAAACAATATAAAGTTGCCGTTGGCGAAAAATTAAAAGTAGAACAGATACCAGCAGAACTCGACAGCCAGATCGAACTGAATGAAGTTTTGATGATTGCTGACGGTGAAGCGGTGAAAGTGGGCACGCCTTTTATTGAGGGCGCTAAAGTAACCGCTAAAGTGGTTGCACATGGCCGTCACGATAAAGTACGTATTTTCAAAATGCGTCGTCGTAAACACTATCAGAAACGTCAGGGTCACCGCCAGAATTTTACCCAGATTGAAATCGTGGCGATTGCCTAA
- the obgE gene encoding GTPase ObgE, whose protein sequence is MKFIDEAKIEVVAGRGGNGAASFRREKFVPKGGPDGGDGGRGGSVWAVADENINTLVEYRFVKRYQAKNGEKGHGSDRYGRGADDIELRMPVGTLIRDVDTEQVVADLTHHGQRVCLAKGGKGGLGNIHFKSSVNRAPKQATPGEEGEARSLLLELKVLADVGLLGMPNAGKSTLISAVSAARPKVADYPFTTLHPNLGVVRSDDNHSFVMADIPGLIEGAAEGAGLGHRFLKHLSRTGLLLHVVDLAPFDEGVEPAAEALAIIEELRRYDEALHDKPRWLVLNKIDMLADDERAERVAQFLADIGWDYPQPDDRFEFDLTTPRVFQISALAREGTQELVQTIQRYLDAKHELLAKQQAEQPVVAEVPTTNGLIRPE, encoded by the coding sequence ATGAAGTTTATTGATGAAGCAAAAATCGAGGTAGTTGCCGGCCGCGGCGGCAATGGTGCGGCCAGCTTCCGCCGCGAAAAATTTGTGCCTAAGGGCGGCCCCGATGGCGGTGATGGCGGCAGAGGCGGCAGTGTTTGGGCTGTAGCCGATGAAAATATTAATACTCTGGTGGAATATCGTTTTGTTAAACGCTATCAGGCCAAAAACGGTGAAAAAGGTCATGGTTCAGACCGTTATGGTCGCGGGGCTGATGATATTGAGTTGAGAATGCCGGTAGGTACGCTGATTCGTGATGTTGATACGGAACAGGTTGTGGCGGATTTAACTCATCATGGTCAGAGGGTATGTCTGGCTAAAGGCGGTAAGGGCGGCTTAGGTAATATTCATTTTAAATCATCAGTAAACCGTGCTCCTAAGCAGGCTACACCCGGTGAAGAGGGTGAAGCACGCAGTTTATTGCTGGAGCTGAAAGTACTGGCGGATGTGGGTTTGCTCGGTATGCCGAATGCGGGGAAATCTACGCTGATTAGTGCAGTTTCGGCTGCACGGCCAAAAGTGGCTGATTATCCGTTTACAACGCTGCATCCTAATCTGGGGGTAGTACGCAGTGATGACAATCACAGTTTTGTTATGGCTGATATCCCAGGTTTGATTGAAGGTGCTGCTGAAGGTGCCGGTTTGGGGCACCGGTTTCTGAAACATTTGTCGCGTACCGGTTTGCTGCTGCATGTGGTGGATCTGGCTCCTTTCGATGAAGGTGTGGAACCGGCAGCAGAGGCGCTGGCGATTATTGAAGAGTTACGCCGTTATGATGAGGCTTTGCACGATAAGCCGCGTTGGCTGGTGTTGAATAAAATTGATATGCTGGCTGATGATGAGCGTGCCGAACGTGTGGCTCAGTTTCTGGCAGATATTGGCTGGGATTACCCGCAGCCGGATGATCGGTTTGAATTTGATCTGACAACCCCGCGGGTATTTCAAATCAGTGCACTGGCACGTGAGGGTACGCAGGAGCTGGTGCAGACCATACAGCGTTATTTGGATGCAAAGCATGAATTACTGGCAAAACAGCAGGCTGAACAACCTGTTGTGGCGGAAGTGCCGACTACAAACGGGTTGATACGGCCGGAATAA
- the rpmA gene encoding 50S ribosomal protein L27, with translation MAHKKAGGSSRNGRDSEAKRLGVKAFGNELIPAGSIIVRQRGTRFHAGENVGMGKDHTLFAKVDGYVEFAVKGALNRKTVSVRPYTGADE, from the coding sequence ATGGCACACAAAAAAGCAGGCGGTAGCTCCCGCAACGGTCGTGATTCAGAAGCCAAACGCCTGGGCGTTAAAGCCTTTGGTAATGAGCTGATTCCGGCTGGTTCAATTATTGTTCGTCAGCGCGGTACCCGTTTTCACGCAGGTGAAAATGTAGGTATGGGTAAAGACCACACTCTGTTCGCTAAAGTGGATGGTTATGTGGAATTTGCTGTTAAGGGCGCGCTGAACCGTAAAACCGTAAGTGTGCGTCCGTATACCGGCGCAGACGAGTAA
- a CDS encoding phosphoethanolamine transferase — translation MITRKTALVLLPILYIISTLALVYGLGYYYDFDHTVISTGLLFLGCYILSSANKFTLISLLVTFSVLSFYFPTGINYGKPTADLLMPLLQTNKLEIIGYLMAVKQQILITVVFIFIQGLIYYLNKIIKTQKIKKNKISQFVSVMSFIFFYIITLLGISYQNLEVNNSAFLKNVISAYQEINSIHEEMKKYIGSNNNNIRVSRLNEDDNTEIFLVVIGESVRKDYLSVYGYPLNTTPFLNTANGIFIDGLVAAGPNTEQSLTRTLFKAYPEKNKIDWEINFVSLAKKSEYETYWVSNQGTSEYGDNIFSALAGTTDKSKFLKKGPYYTSFNDDDHMLPIVSEIINKNSNKKVVFVHMMGSHEPICSQINDFKSNFKLNNQAGCYVASIEKLDLFIKKLTELMKGKKYKLMYFSDHGLSVEPDRIFHDLGGLLQEYQVPLFYLAPDEKKHILVKKVISGLNLIDLYSTFINIKTNVTNENYTFYYADKLPDNSNPIIYWKKYRRLSDLVKNQPPITDIEVNSASVNIKHQ, via the coding sequence GTGATAACCAGAAAAACAGCCTTAGTTTTATTACCTATTTTATATATTATATCCACTTTAGCTCTTGTATATGGTTTAGGTTATTACTATGATTTTGATCATACAGTTATTTCTACTGGTTTATTATTTTTAGGTTGTTACATATTAAGTTCGGCAAATAAATTTACTTTAATAAGTCTGTTAGTTACGTTTTCCGTATTATCATTTTATTTTCCTACAGGGATAAATTACGGCAAACCAACAGCTGATTTATTAATGCCACTATTACAAACTAATAAACTTGAAATTATTGGTTATCTCATGGCTGTCAAACAGCAAATTTTAATCACTGTAGTATTTATATTTATTCAAGGTTTAATTTATTATTTAAATAAAATTATAAAAACACAAAAAATTAAGAAAAATAAAATTTCACAATTTGTCTCAGTAATGAGCTTTATATTCTTTTATATAATAACTTTACTCGGCATTTCTTATCAGAACCTGGAAGTAAATAATAGCGCATTTTTAAAAAATGTCATATCTGCATATCAAGAAATAAATTCAATACATGAAGAAATGAAAAAATATATTGGCAGTAATAATAACAATATTCGGGTAAGTCGGTTAAATGAAGATGATAATACTGAAATATTTTTAGTCGTAATCGGTGAATCTGTACGAAAAGATTATTTATCCGTATATGGCTACCCTCTCAATACAACTCCTTTTTTAAATACAGCCAATGGAATTTTTATTGATGGATTAGTGGCTGCTGGTCCGAATACAGAACAATCCTTAACTAGAACTTTATTTAAAGCCTATCCTGAGAAAAATAAGATTGACTGGGAAATTAATTTCGTTTCCTTAGCAAAAAAATCCGAGTATGAGACTTACTGGGTTAGCAATCAGGGCACAAGTGAATATGGAGATAATATTTTTTCTGCATTAGCTGGTACAACTGATAAATCCAAATTTTTAAAAAAAGGTCCATACTATACTAGCTTTAATGATGATGATCATATGTTACCCATTGTTTCGGAAATAATAAACAAAAACAGTAATAAAAAAGTAGTTTTTGTACATATGATGGGCTCTCATGAACCAATATGCTCGCAAATTAATGATTTTAAATCAAATTTTAAATTGAATAATCAAGCTGGCTGCTATGTGGCAAGCATTGAAAAATTAGATTTATTTATAAAAAAACTGACAGAACTTATGAAAGGAAAAAAATATAAATTAATGTATTTTTCAGATCACGGGTTATCGGTTGAACCAGATCGTATTTTTCATGATCTGGGTGGTTTATTACAAGAATATCAAGTACCATTGTTTTATTTAGCTCCGGATGAAAAAAAACATATTCTGGTGAAAAAAGTGATTAGCGGATTAAATCTAATTGATTTGTACTCTACTTTCATTAACATAAAAACAAATGTAACGAATGAGAATTATACCTTCTATTATGCTGATAAACTTCCGGATAATTCTAATCCGATTATTTACTGGAAAAAATACAGACGTCTTTCTGATTTAGTAAAAAATCAACCTCCCATAACTGATATTGAAGTTAATTCGGCTAGTGTAAATATAAAACATCAATAA
- a CDS encoding serine hydrolase — translation MTLDVLDGVLTAVTQQSLEEIIKNSITIPLNITNTGFTLPDNHQPVTHYHNALSQPLPMPSPYCMQLDESWNNWILSYNPKRIFNPETYHSGGSGTVGNPPDFMQFILALTSLNNALSSAK, via the coding sequence ATGACATTAGATGTCTTAGATGGCGTATTAACTGCTGTCACTCAACAATCATTAGAGGAAATAATAAAAAACAGCATAACCATTCCCTTAAATATAACAAATACCGGTTTTACCTTACCGGATAATCACCAACCGGTTACTCACTATCATAATGCTTTATCGCAGCCACTCCCCATGCCAAGCCCTTATTGCATGCAATTAGATGAATCTTGGAATAACTGGATTTTATCCTATAATCCGAAACGCATATTTAATCCTGAAACCTATCATTCAGGTGGTTCCGGCACGGTTGGTAATCCACCTGATTTTATGCAATTTATTTTAGCATTAACTTCTTTAAATAATGCTTTAAGTTCCGCTAAATGA
- a CDS encoding polyprenyl synthetase family protein — MLENLPYFQKHLPEDLNRVNAVINRAVESEVVLISQIGQYIISAGGKRLRPIITILAGKALGYTEDPLFSLAAMVEFIHTSTLLHDDVVDESDLRRGRETANNLFGNAAAVLVGDFLYTRAFQLMVGSGSLRILKVMAEATNIIAEGEVMQLMNIGNIDVTEEQYLQVIEYKTAKLFQAAAQVGAILAKATEQQELALKNYGTYLGSAFQIIDDVLDYAGDVETIGKNVGDDLAEGKPTLPLIYLLNQGSAAAKADVRHALEHADRSYFNKIHDHVINSDALAYCTMQAKKAVDAAINCLDELPVNETTQAMRDLALASLARIS, encoded by the coding sequence ATGCTTGAGAACCTGCCTTATTTCCAGAAACACCTGCCTGAAGACTTAAACCGTGTTAATGCGGTAATCAACCGTGCTGTTGAATCCGAAGTTGTCCTGATTTCACAAATAGGCCAGTATATTATCAGTGCCGGCGGTAAACGCCTGCGCCCGATAATTACCATCCTTGCCGGCAAAGCTCTGGGCTATACAGAAGACCCGCTTTTTTCACTGGCCGCCATGGTGGAATTTATCCATACCTCCACATTGCTGCACGACGATGTAGTGGATGAAAGCGACCTGCGCCGCGGCCGGGAAACTGCGAACAATCTGTTTGGCAATGCCGCTGCTGTACTGGTGGGCGATTTTCTCTACACACGAGCCTTCCAGCTGATGGTTGGCTCCGGCAGCCTCCGTATTCTCAAAGTGATGGCAGAAGCCACCAATATCATTGCTGAAGGTGAAGTCATGCAGCTGATGAATATTGGTAATATTGATGTCACTGAAGAACAGTATTTACAGGTAATCGAATACAAAACCGCCAAACTCTTTCAGGCAGCAGCACAAGTAGGTGCCATACTTGCCAAGGCTACAGAACAACAGGAACTGGCTTTAAAAAATTACGGTACATATCTGGGTTCAGCTTTCCAGATTATCGATGATGTACTGGATTACGCCGGTGATGTAGAAACCATTGGTAAAAATGTCGGCGACGATCTGGCTGAGGGCAAACCTACCCTGCCGCTGATTTACCTGCTTAATCAGGGCAGTGCTGCGGCCAAAGCCGATGTACGCCATGCTCTGGAACACGCCGACCGCAGCTATTTCAACAAAATTCACGATCACGTAATCAACTCTGATGCACTGGCTTATTGCACTATGCAGGCAAAAAAAGCCGTAGATGCCGCAATTAACTGCCTGGATGAGTTACCGGTTAATGAAACCACCCAGGCTATGCGAGATTTAGCCTTGGCATCTTTAGCCCGAATCTCTTAA